One window of Alteromonas sp. LMIT006 genomic DNA carries:
- the ribA gene encoding GTP cyclohydrolase II — protein MQKYQFVSAAKLPTRKGEFTIHGFVDTETQQEHVALTYGQWQADDVVPIRVHSECLTGDALFSTRCDCGFQLEKAMSNIVENGIGVLLYLRQEGRGIGLLNKIRAYELQDTGLDTVEANEHLGFDADLREYGMCQFMLAHLGVQNVKLMTNNPKKVKALTELGINVVERKPIDHGMTEDNKNYLKTKTEKLGHEFDPHLFK, from the coding sequence ATGCAAAAATACCAATTTGTCAGTGCTGCCAAACTCCCAACTCGAAAAGGCGAGTTTACCATTCATGGCTTTGTTGATACTGAGACGCAACAGGAACATGTGGCTTTGACTTATGGCCAGTGGCAAGCGGATGATGTCGTACCTATTCGCGTACACAGTGAATGCTTGACTGGAGATGCGTTATTTTCAACACGTTGTGATTGTGGTTTTCAATTAGAAAAAGCTATGTCAAATATTGTTGAAAACGGCATTGGGGTCTTGTTATATCTACGTCAAGAGGGACGGGGCATTGGCTTGCTCAACAAAATCCGCGCTTACGAATTACAAGATACCGGCCTTGATACGGTTGAAGCAAACGAGCACTTGGGGTTTGATGCAGATCTGCGAGAATACGGGATGTGTCAGTTTATGCTGGCTCATTTAGGCGTGCAAAACGTCAAACTCATGACGAATAATCCCAAAAAGGTCAAAGCGTTAACGGAACTGGGTATTAATGTTGTGGAACGCAAGCCCATCGATCATGGGATGACAGAAGACAACAAGAACTACCTCAAAACCAAAACCGAGAAACTTGGTCACGAGTTCGATCCGCATTTATTCAAATAA
- a CDS encoding RimK family alpha-L-glutamate ligase, whose translation MRNLCFLSTDNLEDFFVWDSLCEEPFAEKGFTVDTASWHNFTHDYSQYEAVIVRTTWDYQNSVTEFSQSLARIEQSGTKLINPLPLMLWNINKRYLRTLSQQGVPIIPSIFLDNLKGIELHEFFEDFACDEVIFKPLVSANSDNTFRVSTKTLPTQEAELKSVFANTECMVQPFLSAIVDDGEYSLFFFNGQYSHTIKKVPKTGDFRVQEEHGGQLYSVQPTPAQLDVAQKVLTALPSECLYARVDLVDNKGQWQLMEVELIEPSLYFNMDPDSPSRFVTATIDYLAK comes from the coding sequence ATGCGCAATTTATGCTTTTTATCTACTGATAACCTCGAAGACTTCTTTGTCTGGGATAGCCTGTGCGAAGAACCATTTGCAGAAAAGGGGTTTACCGTAGATACTGCCTCTTGGCACAACTTTACTCATGACTACTCTCAATACGAAGCCGTTATTGTTCGCACGACATGGGATTATCAAAACAGTGTGACCGAGTTTTCTCAATCTCTGGCACGTATCGAGCAGTCTGGTACCAAGCTCATCAATCCGTTGCCATTGATGTTGTGGAATATCAATAAACGCTATCTGCGCACCCTCTCTCAGCAGGGCGTCCCCATCATTCCGAGTATTTTTTTAGATAATCTAAAGGGTATCGAATTGCATGAGTTTTTTGAAGATTTTGCGTGCGATGAAGTTATCTTTAAACCCCTAGTAAGCGCAAACTCTGATAACACCTTTCGCGTTTCAACCAAGACATTGCCAACCCAAGAAGCCGAGCTAAAAAGTGTTTTTGCTAATACAGAGTGTATGGTCCAGCCATTTTTGTCGGCCATTGTGGATGACGGTGAATACTCTTTATTTTTCTTTAATGGGCAGTATTCGCATACGATTAAGAAGGTGCCTAAAACAGGGGATTTCCGGGTCCAAGAAGAACACGGTGGGCAACTGTATTCGGTTCAACCAACTCCAGCGCAACTTGATGTCGCGCAGAAGGTACTGACTGCTTTACCCAGTGAGTGTCTTTATGCTCGAGTTGATTTGGTAGACAACAAAGGTCAATGGCAATTGATGGAAGTGGAGCTTATTGAGCCCTCTTTGTATTTTAATATGGATCCTGACTCGCCCTCACGGTTTGTCACGGCGACCATCGATTATCTAGCAAAATAG
- a CDS encoding ammonium transporter, with amino-acid sequence MDTVNSAVETLLLSANTLFILLGAIMVFAMHAGFAFLEVGTVRHKNQVNALIKIMTDFGISCLCYFFIGYFIAYDTTFFASAASLSENSGYDLVKFFFLMTFAAAIPAIVSGGIAERAKFYPFLIASGLTVAFVYPFFEGIIWNGNYGFQTWLESSFGAGFHDFAGSVVVHGMGGWLALVAVIMLGMRNGRMKGGKVTAFAPSNIPFLALGAWILCIGWFGFNVMSAQTLDGISGLVAVNSLMAMVGGILTALWFGKNDPGFIHNGPLAGLVAVCAGSDVMHPMGSLVVGGVAGAIFVLSFTWMQNKTKIDDVLGVWPLHGICGVWGGLACGIFGLESFGGLGGVSFMSQLIGSLAGVSIALIGGALVYGGVRAVSGLRLSEDEEYKGADLSIHRIGATNQEEF; translated from the coding sequence ATGGACACAGTCAATAGTGCCGTTGAGACCTTGCTTCTCAGTGCAAATACTTTATTTATTCTACTAGGTGCCATCATGGTGTTTGCCATGCATGCAGGCTTTGCATTTTTAGAAGTTGGTACCGTACGTCATAAAAACCAAGTCAATGCGTTGATCAAAATCATGACTGATTTTGGTATCTCGTGCTTATGCTACTTTTTCATAGGCTATTTTATCGCTTATGACACGACTTTTTTTGCTAGCGCAGCGAGTTTGAGTGAAAACTCAGGCTATGATTTGGTGAAGTTCTTCTTTTTGATGACCTTCGCAGCAGCCATTCCTGCGATTGTATCGGGTGGTATTGCCGAACGCGCTAAATTTTACCCATTTTTAATTGCTTCTGGTTTAACCGTCGCTTTTGTATATCCGTTTTTTGAAGGCATTATTTGGAACGGTAATTATGGCTTCCAAACGTGGTTAGAAAGTTCTTTTGGCGCAGGCTTCCACGATTTTGCAGGCTCTGTTGTGGTGCATGGTATGGGTGGCTGGTTAGCTTTGGTGGCCGTTATTATGCTGGGTATGCGCAATGGTCGCATGAAGGGCGGTAAAGTCACTGCGTTTGCACCTTCTAATATTCCGTTTTTAGCTTTAGGCGCATGGATTTTGTGCATAGGTTGGTTTGGTTTTAATGTCATGTCGGCGCAAACTCTTGATGGGATAAGCGGTTTGGTTGCGGTTAATTCATTAATGGCGATGGTGGGCGGCATTTTAACTGCACTGTGGTTCGGTAAAAACGACCCAGGTTTTATTCATAATGGACCATTAGCAGGCTTAGTTGCTGTGTGTGCGGGTTCTGATGTGATGCATCCGATGGGCTCATTGGTTGTAGGTGGTGTAGCAGGTGCGATTTTTGTCTTGTCATTCACTTGGATGCAAAACAAAACCAAGATTGACGATGTGCTTGGTGTCTGGCCTCTACACGGTATCTGTGGCGTATGGGGCGGCCTCGCCTGTGGTATTTTTGGCTTGGAAAGCTTTGGCGGTTTAGGTGGCGTATCCTTTATGTCACAACTTATCGGTTCACTTGCTGGAGTGTCTATAGCTTTAATCGGCGGTGCATTGGTCTATGGTGGTGTTCGAGCGGTATCTGGACTACGCTTGAGTGAAGATGAAGAATACAAAGGTGCTGACTTAAGTATTCACCGTATTGGCGCAACCAACCAAGAAGAATTTTAA
- a CDS encoding NAD(P)/FAD-dependent oxidoreductase produces the protein MSDTQVKQIDVIVIGAGAAGLFCAATAGQRGRDVLVLDHAKKVGRKILMSGGGRCNFTNMYASHEQFLSQNQHFCKSALKQYTQWDFIDLINRYQIPYHEKTLGQLFCDDSAKDIVKLLLDECALGNVTIQTQTEILAINKLDTGYQIKTNQGEYQCESLVIATGGLSMPKLGASPFGYQIAEQFGMSMVPTRAALVPFTLQPEDKEVLSMLSGISVNASTECNNALFNENILFTHRGLSGPAILQISSYWEAGQTVTVDLAPNADLHTVLTEAQTSQPNAQLSTVLGPFYAKRLANTLLPYLGIDNKPMKQYQGKQLVEVAQKLHGWQLKPNGTEGYRTAEVTIGGVNTDHFSSKTMESKEHKGLYFIGEVLDVTGWLGGYNFQWAWSSGYVAGMDC, from the coding sequence ATGTCTGATACCCAAGTTAAACAAATTGATGTGATCGTTATCGGTGCCGGAGCGGCAGGCTTATTTTGTGCCGCGACCGCAGGCCAACGAGGACGTGATGTATTGGTATTAGATCACGCCAAAAAAGTCGGACGCAAGATCCTGATGTCTGGTGGCGGACGTTGTAACTTTACCAACATGTACGCATCACATGAGCAGTTTTTGTCACAAAATCAGCACTTTTGCAAATCCGCGCTCAAGCAATATACTCAATGGGATTTTATCGATTTGATCAATCGCTATCAGATCCCTTATCACGAAAAAACCCTTGGCCAACTGTTTTGTGATGACTCTGCAAAAGACATCGTTAAACTGTTATTGGATGAATGTGCGTTAGGGAACGTAACCATTCAGACCCAAACCGAGATCCTAGCAATAAATAAGCTAGATACAGGTTATCAAATCAAAACCAATCAGGGCGAATATCAATGCGAATCTTTGGTGATTGCAACCGGCGGCCTCTCAATGCCCAAGCTAGGCGCATCTCCCTTTGGCTATCAAATCGCCGAACAGTTTGGCATGAGCATGGTGCCAACTCGGGCAGCTTTAGTGCCCTTTACCTTGCAACCTGAAGATAAAGAGGTTTTAAGCATGCTCAGCGGGATCAGCGTTAATGCCTCAACTGAATGCAATAATGCCCTGTTTAACGAAAATATCTTGTTCACCCATCGCGGTTTATCGGGCCCTGCGATACTGCAAATATCTTCTTATTGGGAAGCCGGACAAACGGTGACAGTCGATTTGGCTCCCAATGCTGATTTGCACACCGTATTAACTGAAGCTCAAACATCCCAACCCAATGCTCAGCTATCTACTGTTTTGGGACCTTTTTATGCCAAACGCCTTGCCAATACCCTACTGCCCTATTTGGGTATTGATAATAAACCAATGAAACAATATCAGGGTAAACAACTTGTTGAGGTGGCGCAAAAGCTTCATGGCTGGCAGCTAAAACCAAATGGTACTGAAGGTTATCGCACCGCTGAAGTCACCATTGGCGGGGTCAATACCGATCATTTCTCATCAAAGACCATGGAGTCGAAAGAGCATAAGGGGCTGTATTTTATCGGTGAAGTGCTGGATGTGACCGGCTGGCTCGGGGGATATAACTTCCAATGGGCGTGGTCGAGTGGCTATGTGGCGGGAATGGACTGCTGA
- the arcA gene encoding two-component system response regulator ArcA, giving the protein MQTPNILIVEDEVVTRTTLKSLFEAEGYNVYEAEDGEQMHDFFANNNINLVIMDINLPGKNGLILAREVRDRKNVGLIFLTGRDNDVDRILGLEIGADDYLTKPFNPRELTIRARNLLSRTTNTSDDDDLPSKVKFNGWTLDGDSRCLVSPAGNEFRLPRSEFRALHLFLSNPGKILTREQLIMEMTGRELRPNDRTVDVTIRRIRKHFESEPGEIELIVTIHGEGYRFCGSVDA; this is encoded by the coding sequence GCACTACGTTAAAAAGCCTCTTTGAAGCTGAAGGTTACAACGTCTATGAAGCAGAAGACGGTGAGCAAATGCATGACTTTTTCGCCAATAACAACATTAATCTTGTGATCATGGACATCAACCTTCCGGGTAAGAACGGTTTGATCCTAGCCCGTGAAGTGCGTGACCGCAAAAATGTTGGCCTTATCTTCTTAACTGGCCGTGACAATGATGTCGACCGCATCCTAGGTCTTGAGATTGGCGCTGATGATTATCTGACTAAGCCATTTAATCCTCGTGAATTAACCATTCGTGCTCGCAACTTACTCTCTCGTACCACAAATACCAGTGACGACGACGATTTGCCAAGCAAGGTTAAATTCAACGGCTGGACATTGGATGGTGATAGTCGTTGCTTAGTTTCTCCAGCTGGGAATGAGTTCCGTTTGCCACGCAGTGAATTTCGTGCCTTGCACTTATTCTTATCTAACCCGGGCAAGATTTTGACTCGTGAGCAACTCATTATGGAAATGACCGGTCGCGAATTACGCCCAAATGACCGCACAGTTGACGTAACCATTCGTCGTATTCGTAAGCACTTTGAATCAGAGCCGGGTGAGATCGAGCTCATCGTCACCATTCACGGCGAAGGTTATCGTTTCTGTGGCAGTGTTGACGCCTAA